A section of the Telopea speciosissima isolate NSW1024214 ecotype Mountain lineage chromosome 3, Tspe_v1, whole genome shotgun sequence genome encodes:
- the LOC122655386 gene encoding uncharacterized protein LOC122655386 has product MAAMKQRGAPQPNYVLNFPPPMPLNARDNSTSKVMERFKKLQPSLFSNISSNPLQPKRWICAMERTFEVLECTDAQKLICAGFQLQDEAAAWWKSTKPNLEVTHPNPTWEQFKEAFFRNFFPESFRDEKEAEYVALTQGSRLVLDYQQQFKDLFHFAPEYLRNDAWKSKKFEKGLKPEISDMLAILDIQSYAQMVQKAKLWKIG; this is encoded by the coding sequence ATGGCGGCTATGAAACAAAGGGGAGCACCGCAACCCAACTATGTTCTAAATTTTCCTCCTCCTATGCCTCTAAATGCTCGAGACAACTCCACCTCGAAAGtgatggaaagattcaagaagctTCAACCATCCTTGTTCTCTAATATCAGCTCAAACCCACTACAACCCAAGCGATGGATATGCGCCATGGAAAGAACTTTTGAGGTATTGGAATGCACGGATGCTCAAAAGCTGATCTGTGCTGGTTTTCAACTACAAGACGAGGCCGCGGCTTGGTGGAAATCAACCAAGCCTAATCTGGAAGTGACTCATCCCAATCCCACTTGGGAACAGTTTAAGGAAGCCTTCTTCAGAAACTTCTTTCCAGAAAGCTTCAGGGATGAGAAGGAAGCGGAGTATGTAGCTCTCACCCAAGGATCAAGATTAGTCTTGGACTATCAACAACAGTTCAAGGACTTATTTCACTTTGCTCCTGAGTACTTGAGGAATGATGCTTGGAAatcaaagaagtttgagaaggggcttaaGCCCGAGATTAGTGACATGTTGGCCATTCTAGATATACAGTCTTATGCTCAGATGGTTCAAAAGGCGAAGTTATGGAAGATCGGTTGA